The Geobacter metallireducens GS-15 region CATCATTTATCCGGAGTGGAACGGTTGGGCACAGTAATAGCATCATCGAAAGAACCCTATGAAAATCCTCTATATTGACGACAAAGCGGAAATCCGCACGCTATTGGGACGCTACCTTAAGTCATGGGGGTATGACGCCCTCGGTGCGCCCAATGGCGAGTCCGGGTGGAATCTTATCCAGGAGCATCGCCCCAGCATTGTGATCACCGACTGGATCATGCCCGACCTGGAGGGCCCGGCCCTCTGCCGGCGCATCAGGGGAGCCGGGTTTCCGGAATACACCTACATCATCATGCTGACCGCCAGGAGAGATGATGTGGTGGTCGGCATGGAGGCCGGGGCCGACGATTTCATCGGGAAGCCTTTCAATAAGGAAGAGCTCAAGGTGCGCATCAAGGCGGCCGAGAGGATCGTGACCCTGGAGCGGGAACTGGCGCTCACCAACCTGGGGCTTCAGGAAAAGAACCGCCGGCTGGAGGAGTCGGAAGAACAGCTCCGGCAGATGGCCCATTTTGACAAACTGACTGGGCTGCCGAACCGCCTGCTGTTTTTTGAGCGCCTGGAGCGTGCCGTTGTGGAATCCAAACGAAGCGAGAGCAATTTCGGGCTCCTGTTTGTGGACCTTGACGCGTTCAAGGCGGTAAATGACAACCATGGCCACAAGACCGGGGACGAACTTTTGGTCATGGCGGGGCAGCGCATGGACGGCTGTGTCAGGGCATCCGACACCGTGGCCCGCATGGGGGGTGACGAATTTTGCATTATCGTACGCGGGGTGAAGTCTTTTGACGGTCCGGTGACCGTGGCCGAGAAGATCATTTCAGCCCTGTCACGCCCCTTCGATATTTCCGGCATCACCTGCCGGATCGGGGCTTCGGTGGGGATCAGCGTCTATCCCCATGACGGAGATTCCGTGGAACTTCTCATGACCCATGCCGACAACGCCATGTACGAAGCGAAGAGGGGGGGCAAGAACTCCTGGCGGCGATGGAAGCCGGATTCTCCCGATACTGATGAAGGTGTTCTTCTATGAATAGGCGCGAACTGATGGCCGGCGTCCTCCTGGGGAGCGCCGGCTTTCTCGTCAACTGGTTCAAACTGTCACTGTTCTTCAACGTGGACTTTCTGTTCGGCTCCGTGTTCAGCATGTTCGCCCTGCTGCGGTTCGGACCGGCCACCGGTCTGCTGGCAGCGGTGATTGCCGCAGGGTGCACCTGGCTGCAGTGGCACCACCCCTGGGCCATCGTCATTTTCGGCTGCGAGGCCCTCTGTGCCGGTTGGCTGAGAAACCGCAAACGCATGGACCTGATGCTCGGCGACATCATCTACTGGTTCAGCGGCGGCCTCGTGCTGGTCTGGCTGTTCTATCACCAGGTCATGGGGTTCAATGCCGGCGCCACTCTGTTGGTCGCCCTGAAGCAGGGGATGAACGGCATCATCAACACCCTGATTGCCGAGGCTCTCTTTCTGCTGAGTTGGCGGTTGCGGGGCGGCACCGAACTTCCTTCACTGCGTAAATGGCTGGGAGTCATCCTGGAGGGAGTGGTGTTGGTGCCGGCGTTCGTTTTCGCCTTTCTCGATACAAGCTGGTATTTCCGCCAGCAGATGACGCGCCTGCAGGAGAGTACCGCCCGTACCGCTGAAGTGGGCAACCTTACGATTTCAAGCTGGCTGGACGAAGAGCAGCACAAGCTGGGCATGCTTGTCAAACTGGTCGGTGACCCTGATCACAACCCGTCCCAGGAGATGCAGCGGCTCCTTGAAAGATACCATGCCGCCCATGGCAGCGACACCTACCGGCTGGGGGTCATGGATCGCAACCATGTCACTCGCGCCTTCTCGCCCCGCGTTGACGAAAAGGGCGTTTCCACCATCGGGGTATGGCTGGGTGACCGCCCTTACATAGCAGAGCTGAATGACCCGTCGCACCCGATAGTTTTCGATGCCTTCATGGGCAAGATTGGCGTACCCGGCCCCCGTCTCATTATGCTGGCCCCTTGCATGGTGGGAGGGGAATACAGGGGGGCTGTTTTCAGCGTGGTATCTCTCGGTCATCCTGCTGCACTGCTGAAGGGGATTGTCGGCAAACGGGATGTCAACCTGACGCTGCTGGACAGACATCGCCGGGTTGTTGCCTCTACCGACAGCGGCAAGAAGTTTCTGGAGCAGTTTGCGCTGCCTAAGGGGGGGCAGCTGCATTCGGTCGGTAGTAATGTGAGCCAATGGGTTCCCGATCCGCAACCGGGGGGCGGCCCCATGAAACGCTGGAATCGTTCGTTCTACATGACCGAGATTGCGCTGGAGCCGAAATCAGGCTTCCGACTGGTGGTGCAATCCTCGCTGGCACCGTCACTCAAGGAGATCAACAACCGCGCATCTATCCTGCTGGGGGTTCTGGCAATACTGACACTGGTGGTGGTTGGCCTGTCCCGGTATTTCAGCAGGCGATTGCTGGCGCCCTTTGCCATGCTGGGAAAGGTTACCAGTCAGCTTCCGGTCAGGATTGCACAGGGGGAGCAGATATCCTGGCGCCCCGCGGAGGTCAGGGAGGAGCAGGAGCTTCAGGATAACTTCCGGCTGATGGAAAATGCCCTGCAGAATAGCTTCTCCGAACTGACTGCAATCAATGAGGAACTTGAGCACCGGGTCACGGAACGGACCGCCGAACTGCGGATTGCCAAGGAGGCGGCTGAAAACAGCGAATTACAGCTCCGCAGCATAACCAATTCTGCCCACGATGCGATTCTGATGATGGACCACCAGGGTTCCATTTCCTACTGGAATCCCGCCGCCGAGCAGATTCTGGGGTACAGCGCGGCAGAGGCTCTCGGCAAGAACCTCCACGACCTTCTG contains the following coding sequences:
- a CDS encoding GGDEF domain-containing response regulator yields the protein MKILYIDDKAEIRTLLGRYLKSWGYDALGAPNGESGWNLIQEHRPSIVITDWIMPDLEGPALCRRIRGAGFPEYTYIIMLTARRDDVVVGMEAGADDFIGKPFNKEELKVRIKAAERIVTLERELALTNLGLQEKNRRLEESEEQLRQMAHFDKLTGLPNRLLFFERLERAVVESKRSESNFGLLFVDLDAFKAVNDNHGHKTGDELLVMAGQRMDGCVRASDTVARMGGDEFCIIVRGVKSFDGPVTVAEKIISALSRPFDISGITCRIGASVGISVYPHDGDSVELLMTHADNAMYEAKRGGKNSWRRWKPDSPDTDEGVLL